A single region of the Bremerella sp. JC817 genome encodes:
- a CDS encoding sulfatase-like hydrolase/transferase yields RYIKDYLRCIDSVDENVGRVLDYLDDEGLAENTLVMYTSDQGFYLGDDAASAESTETKAEEKKDGKKKPTIQEIRREKRKRQKEKERAKKPTIHLCPAAAALTIAINLIHDSTYGDIQAH; encoded by the coding sequence CGTTACATCAAGGACTACCTCCGCTGCATCGACTCGGTCGACGAGAACGTCGGTCGCGTGCTCGATTATCTCGACGACGAAGGTCTCGCCGAGAACACGCTGGTGATGTACACCTCGGATCAAGGGTTCTATTTGGGCGACGATGCAGCGTCTGCGGAATCGACCGAAACCAAGGCTGAAGAAAAGAAGGATGGCAAGAAGAAGCCAACCATCCAAGAGATCCGCCGCGAGAAGCGTAAGCGTCAGAAAGAAAAGGAACGTGCCAAGAAGCCAACCATTCACCTGTGTCCAGCTGCCGCCGCACTCACGATCGCCATAAACCTTATTCACGATAGCACTTACGGTGATATCCAAGCACACTGA